CTAattatataatttaaataacagctttgcttactaaaatgaggaaaaaaaaaaaacatgacattgtgcaatttgaatgcagattacaacaccatgtattgcacagtagtggttattctctcggatccaatgtaccccctgaaaagtgcaaatgaaccactgggggtacatgtaccccaggttgggaacccctgtctCAATGTATCTATTGGGCAAAGATTGACCCTAAGTAGCCAATGGAAAGTTCCTCGAAGTAGCTACTGGGATAAGGTTACTCAaaggcagtggttcccaaacccaTGGTCGCTACCCAAAAGAGGGTCGCGAGGTGTTTCTGGGGTACGCTGGAGCGTCTTGGGGAAAAAAAAGCCATAATTATAACTATCATACTATAAAGGCCGTTTTCTTAAAATCACAGTTAGGTCAAATTCAGATTTTTTAGTAATGTTGAATTACTTCAGTAGGACAGTACAAAGATTCTCCTAAGTATACTAACAAAAATAGTTTTGTAATAAAGCACGCACGTATACACATACAATACAGCAGGTCATACAAGTAGCAATTACGTATAATTCTCGTCCACCGAGCAGACAGTGAGGAGGCGGAGAATAGAATAGATATCTGAAAgtataacatatacaaataattgcaaataaatacattttcacgCATTTGGGGTCGCCAGGCCAGGTCAAGACTGTATTTAGGGTCGCAAccagaaaagtttgggaaccactgctctatagCAACTCTTAGGACAGGATGCCATTCGAAATATAACTCTgaaatcatcattattactattattttttgatGATGCAGTGTTGAGCGACACGAGTCTGGTGGCCCAATGCGTGCTGTTCATCATCGCCGGTTACGACACCACCGCCTCCTTGttggcctcttcctccttcctgctggCTAAAAACAAGGACGAACAGAAGCGCCTCCGAGACGAGGTGCGGCAGATCGTGGCCGAGCACGGCGACCTCACCTACCACGGCATCATGGAGAACAAGCTGCTCGACGCTTGTCTACAAGGTAATCACATTAGTTTCTTTCTCATCATCTGATGCATCCGGTGTTGCAGATTTCGTCTAGAGGCAATGAACCTTATGATTTAAAAGATGTGGTCCTCTGGTACGCTCATAATTAATGAAATCTCGGTCACTCATTTCAATTTTCTTTATCAGAAACTCTTCGTCTTTACCCACCGGCTACAGTGTTGGAACGTTCGTGCACCAAAACTTATACGTACGTAAGATAATCTTCAGTACAGGGGAAGGGGTCGAAAGCACACCAGTTTCATGTTTGCAGATATTGAAGTTGAATAAATACTAATAATTTACTTTACTTATGTTCTTCATGTACTTGGCCTAGTTATCGCCGTCTCCCGTTAGACCTTTTGAATGGATCATTGGTCTCCCTAGGTTGCCTGGTACTGACCTGACCCTCGAGCCCGGTGACCTGGTGCAAGTGCCAGTCTGGGGCATCCACCACGACTCCCGCTACTGGCCAGACCCCGATACGTTCATTCCAGATCGCTTCCTGCCTGAGAACAAGAGCAACATACAGCCCTTCACCCACATCCCCTTCGGAATAGGGCCCAGGAACTGTTTAGGTGACGACCCTTAAATAGAAGCTAATTATCACTTGTTCCAAAGATCTGCTTGTCGAAATAACTGTTGAGTTTTAAGGAACACCAAGTAATGTGTTCCTTCTGGTGCTTACAGCGATGCGGTTTGCCCTGATGGAGGCCAAAGTGGCGCTGGCCAAGTTGCTGCTGGAGGCCGAGCTGGAGCCGGCGCAGGGCCACGAAAACCTTGTTGTGACAAGTGCAGGAGGCCTACTGCGTCCAAAAGATGGAGTGAAGTTGCTGTTGAAGCCAGTCAAGGAAGAGTAAATCACAACATGAGCATTTTGCGAGATAGGAATTggaacactactactaccacattaGGCCTTCACATATACTACTGCAAGCCTAATAAAAGCTCATAAAGAATCATGCTTAACCCTGTGTTCTTTTACGCCAATACGCACAATCACTTCACCTAAATATAACCGTTTACTGCCCATACATTCCATTAATTAAAGTCCAATTGATGCATGCACGAAATGTAGGACTAATCATGTAACATGTGCCACCATAACACACCTGtgaaaaggatatatatatatatatatatatatatatatatatatatatatatatatatatatatatatatatatatatatgtatgtatgtatacaggaaaacaataatggaaattATAATTGGGTCCTTAACAACCATTACCCGGCTGTTGGTCCATACAAATAAACAGTGATATCGCTTTAATATTCGTCAACAACCATTACACACATTCACTAACATCCAAGCAGGGAATTTTTGTATCGAGACAAATATAAACCAGTGAATTTCAAAAATCCCTAGAAAATATAGAGATTTCATGTATTTGCTGATGGTCACAGCGATTACATGAAatccctgattttttttttttttagggtttacGTGTAATCCTTAGTTTCACACAttccctgtaaaaaaaatatatatatatatatatatatatatatatattatatatatatatatatatatatatatatatatatatatatatatatatatatatatatatatatatatatatatatatatatatatatatatatatatatatatatatatatatatatatatatatatatatatatatatatatatatatatatatatatatatatatatatatatatatatatatatatatatatatatatatatatatatatatatatatatatatatatatatatatatatatccgcatCCGCGAACATATATTTTTCACATCCgcgtccgcatccgcatccgtagttgtgataaactgaacatccgcctccgcctcagcatccgcatttgtggtgaaatatacatccgcatccgcatccgtagttgtgataaactgaacatccgcctccgcctcagcatccgcatttgtggtgaaatatacatccgcatccgcatccgcatccgcactctacagaggatgtggggatgcggatgtgttttgtgtattgcacAACCTATAGATTATAGAGTAATATATGGACACGCAGTTACAGACTAGCAGAGTAGTAGAGTACTGCCTGGTGCTAACAGACTTACAGTTCAGACAGAGcttagaaatgtggagtaaatttattgatgtgtgtctaatgaattaattatctagtaaaactaaagcaaataatatcacggattcatttcctttcaaacttacacaacgtaatgtgtctagaatttaggggaaggtcaggaggagggggcgaatttTACTTAGTGACTATGATGTAAAAATACTTAGTAAATAAACTGCAAACTGTGAATGGTGGAATGTTAGATACTTAGTAACGACAGATgagtgagtcactgtgtgtgtgtgtgtgtgtgtgtgtgtgtgtgtgtgtgtgtgaggagggtgaagagggagatagagaggaggcttatcacccttgcttgtcaccttcaccccgatgccttactgctggagagagagagagagagagagagagagagagagagagagagagagagagagagagagagagattgtaatgtgtgtgtcgtgtggctgagtattgtcgtacattgcagtcttagaccatattcccacttcacacggtagaattcagtgcttcttccttaaatacttttaatgcgaatgtttccataattatacaaataataatattaaaaaaatatgaaccggcagcgctgagctcttcttatcgcacgagttttcctgttgtcgcctgtttcccctgatacagtgagttgccgatgaaaagattttcacagaggaagggtaatattagctattgttttattattattatcattattactgttatagagggcttttcgatgtatttcttactagaatttaatgcaatgaagcattagaataaagtaattttcttttcacatttgctaagcatcTCGAAAATTTATAATACTGATCCATAAGTTGTAAACCTGGCATTCTGAGCAAGTCCCCTACACACACTGGGGCAGTCTCATCAGTTGGTAAGAGTTTGCCTTCGAAGGAAGAAGTactgctccttccttgctttgctcctcgctgataatttagtttgccagtgatggtttaaaaggatattataatCAAGTTTACAAAGCCTTATTGCTCTGTGCTGACTGATACAGCAGCTGAAAAATGGCGTCACATAGCAGTGAAGTGTGGAAATATTTTATGAGCAAGTCAAGTGACCTAGCACAGTGTCTGTTGTGCAAGAAAGATTATTCACGAAGGGACGTGGAACTATATCTTTGAAAAAACACTTGAAATCACTGCATAAAGAACAGTTTGAAGAGTTAAtggcaaaagagacaaagaagttggaagaaaaaataaatatagaaaaaacacctttgcaaaaagcaaagacag
The DNA window shown above is from Eriocheir sinensis breed Jianghai 21 unplaced genomic scaffold, ASM2467909v1 Scaffold1534, whole genome shotgun sequence and carries:
- the LOC126990300 gene encoding cytochrome P450 3A41-like, translated to IDFFISAAKQTIAARKAGHKRGDFLDLMLEVLNDSDNPDSKHVLSDTSLVAQCVLFIIAGYDTTASLLASSSFLLAKNKDEQKRLRDEVRQIVAEHGDLTYHGIMENKLLDACLQETLRLYPPATVLERSCTKTYTLPGTDLTLEPGDLVQVPVWGIHHDSRYWPDPDTFIPDRFLPENKSNIQPFTHIPFGIGPRNCLAMRFALMEAKVALAKLLLEAELEPAQGHENLVVTSAGGLLRPKDGVKLLLKPVKEE